The proteins below are encoded in one region of Gadus macrocephalus chromosome 14, ASM3116895v1:
- the LOC132472101 gene encoding xaa-Pro dipeptidase-like — protein MHLLADRTHLEELLKLGILKGNVEDMMGVRLGAVFMPHGLGHLLGCDVHDVGGYLELGWLPDLLAFNLTVKGDKGKH, from the exons ATGCACCTGCTGGCGGACCGAACCcacctggaggagctgctgaagcTGGGCATCCTGAAGGGCAACGTGGAGGACATGATGGGGGTCCGCCTGGGAGCCGTCTTCATGCCCCACGGCCTGGGCCACCTGCTGGGCTGCGACGTGCACGATGTcggggggtacctggag TTAGGTTGGCTACCAGACCTGTTAGCATTCAATTTGACCGTAAAAGGGGACAAAGGAAAACATTGA